In the genome of Kluyveromyces marxianus DMKU3-1042 DNA, complete genome, chromosome 1, one region contains:
- the BNI1 gene encoding formin BNI1: protein MQRSHTSRGANGSEQTLPRTASTSQSSGIFSNLKKLATGGNHGSNPQANQSRKELISSPKRVFTTASLEAATPISSNKPLNKNNTLNTHNISHYTMEPETHSRSHSASLLTSPTKYSYSRRSSQLTRSSTNRSMLSSSAASVSSNSTTVLNKFLTNDGTLKLERPENVEEIDGLFMDLLIKRNVFDTVSPQDQKDMLNYPIEKKWLMVKQDLQSEFKRLKNTKPRYSNNENSHTVKRNGSATKLNTQYEHMLQTNNSETSLNSPSHSPPEYYVRQIISKKIKNKELNDLWVSLRTEPLDWVISFLDAQGQIAIANLIITSMHQDTTDNMNAVHDLQFLERETSLFKCLRVLLNIRECLEEAVKSTLITNALVEGLLSTRISTRRLATETLIYLVAKDEDLKTRTMGLDTFPLVMESLNHEMPITQNIHIKAKIASEQSAGFKPQLYQVSKILQQWFYVLEHTLDGRGKMGSLVGASEEYKNTNGENSIFEYLVESIVLINQLCLRSEDVKKRHMMRTQLKTLGLNRILQKMQLLDYPPLTTVLLQFEDAAIDDYNILLESQKSTENVNMDDPVSILQRLSSSLKGTEAESYLLSVLQNLFLSSNKLTREGDDPSKCVQQLKLIDSLISNVAITTIDSESNFNVAIQRLYDAMQTDEIARRAILESRELTKKLEEVKAERDYLNEKISKAENGLVGQLQEELAERDLILSKTQRVTEQLQSELEELKKKHLLEKHEHELELRKMLTMVNSKNADYSDSNNKPKSDPKPLNPERKTAIQNVLQKSLQKTEQDLLNESRRLGTAVGSKSRLKLLRSKMEDIENEARELEMTNFAEFKPKQTVKDKQKIKAEQKSKLAELRKKLALIQNESNDITKFNIEQRVNELFKDKKLAALDRLKDLEQKYNGFHIDFSEDPELKELLNDNSETASLDPKIAQQKLEEMNTIISELNALKKEMENKVKSNSTELSEASSNSSTSSSSSSSSAEDLLQSGDSQNSDVVSNGSSFLESLTQKYGTGHQPANSISTNNIGRETRYPGSGYHRKSFFDRLKHTSVNPASSTDNPPLFLSELKSKIKVAEEIPNSTANSADRSSEKSPGNDTELNSKPSSEPVDNEDIPNGLQTPVSQTIIEPSSLSKDAPSPPPLPAFLGGKTSSTPSIAPTAVVPPPPPPPPPPPPMPPSLSSPLSVSAGSGGAPPPPPPPPPPFPSATTPKSTTIESPLLPQSPSLFERYPRPKKKLKQLHWEKIDNTGDSIWKNAQAEKVADDLYERGVLSQLEKAFAAREVKSLKGKSKDSDEKITFLSRDVSQQFGINLHMYSNISVKDVVAKVLKCDREFLSTPSVIEFLSKPTIIEVTNNLARNFTPYSTDWEGITSVEEARPPEKDPTELQRADQIYLELMFNLQSYWGSRMRALTMITTYEKDYSDLVTKLRSIDKAVQAIQASNSLRHVFDVILAVGNYMNDSSKQAQGFKLSTLQRLSFIKDEKNSMTFLNYVEKIIRDNYPEYSHFVEELEPIFNVTKISIEQLVADCREFSQSIKNVERSIEIGNLSDPSKFHPWDRVLNKVVPVLPEARKKADLLNDEVKLSLLEFENLMKKFGEDANDKFSKNSFFQKFADFITDFKKAKTFNLKIEEEERAYERRKKLIEDQQRKQQESAQGDSSDGTNSFNAANNDDRDVMDKLLNKLKNAGPAKGDPSSARKRALARKRLMEGKGGSSVLDNITADPTVESVIEENAPFTTSPVARKFSQSPNIEPASNSKQDPADRARNLLLELRGTDDKIDSSTNIPKAKDRLRDWKNRDKEKDKNKDVTSDSDSAPTRLQFHESADTLSDPEPAQSTTGPAATQTSSSSEEEFTDAQTDDAL from the coding sequence ATGCAGAGGTCACACACGTCTCGAGGGGCAAATGGGAGCGAGCAAACGCTGCCCCGTACCGCAAGTACGTCTCAAAGCAGTGGGATATTTTCTAATCTCAAGAAGCTTGCCACTGGAGGGAATCATGGCAGTAATCCACAGGCAAACCAGAGCCGGAAGGAACTTATATCTTCTCCAAAGAGGGTTTTCACTACAGCTTCGTTAGAAGCAGCAACGCCTATCAGTAGTAATAAACCACTCAATAAGAATAATACACTGAACACTCATAATATCTCGCATTACACAATGGAGCCCGAGACCCATTCGCGTTCTCATAGTGCTTCGTTGTTAACCTCACCAACCAAGTATTCATACTCGCGTAGATCCAGTCAATTAACaagatcttcaacaaatcgCTCAATGCTGTCTTCGTCTGCAGCTTCTGTAAGTTCAAACTCGACCACTGTATTGAATAAATTCCTAACCAATGATGGTACATTGAAATTAGAAAGACCGGAGAATGTCGAAGAGATAGACGGCTTATTCATGGACCTGCTAATAAAGAGAAATGTTTTCGATACAGTTTCACCTCAGGACCAGAAGGACATGCTCAACTACccaattgaaaagaaatggTTGATGGTAAAACAAGATCTTCAGTCGGAGTTCAAACGTCTCAAGAACACCAAACCTAGATATTCAAATAACGAAAATTCCCACACCGTTAAACGTAATGGAAGTGCAACAAAACTCAATACGCAATATGAGCATATGCTACAAACCAATAATTCAGAGACTTCTCTAAACTCGCCGTCTCACTCACCACCTGAATACTATGTTCGCCAGATTATTAGtaagaagatcaagaatAAGGAATTAAACGATTTATGGGTTTCTTTGAGAACGGAACCTCTTGACTGGGTTATATCTTTCTTAGATGCTCAGGGTCAGATTGCTATTGCGAACTTAATAATTACAAGTATGCACCAAGATACAACGGATAACATGAATGCAGTACAtgatcttcaatttcttgaaagagaaacttCGCTTTTCAAATGCTTGAGGGTCTTACTCAATATCAGAGAATGTCTAGAAGAAGCGGTGAAGTCGACTCTCATCACTAATGCCCTTGTCGAAGGTTTGTTATCTACGAGAATTTCTACTCGTAGACTAGCTACTGAAACTTTGATCTATTTGGTTGCAAAAGATGAGGACCTAAAGACCAGAACTATGGGTTTGGATACATTCCCACTAGTAATGGAGTCTCTTAATCATGAAATGCCTATAACTCAAAACATCCACATTAAAGCCAAAATTGCAAGTGAACAATCTGCTGGTTTTAAGCCACAACTTTATCAAGTTTCTAAAATACTCCAACAATGGTTTTATGTGCTTGAACACACATTGGATGGTAGGGGGAAAATGGGCTCATTAGTAGGTGCATCAGAAGAATATAAAAATACCAATGGTGAAAATTCAATCTTTGAATACCTAGTGGAATCCATTGTATTAATTAACCAATTATGCTTGAGAAGTGAGGACGTCAAAAAGAGACACATGATGAGAACTCAATTGAAAACACTAGGGTTGAAtagaattcttcaaaaaatgCAGCTTCTTGATTACCCCCCACTAACTACTGTTCTTCTACAATTTGAAGATGCAGCAATCGATgattataatatattattagaaAGTCAAAAGTCCACTGAAAATGTGAACATGGACGATCCTGTATCTATTTTACAGAGACTCTCCTCATCTTTGAAAGGCACTGAAGCAGAATCATATTTATTATCTGTCCTGCAGAACTTGTTCCTCTCGAGCAATAAACTGACAAGAGAAGGAGATGACCCATCTAAATGTGTTCAACAGTTAAAACTAATAGATTCCCTAATATCTAATGTGGCAATTACTACTATAGACTCAGAGTCAAATTTCAACGTTGCCATTCAAAGATTATATGATGCAATGCAGACTGATGAAATTGCAAGAAGAGCGATTTTGGAATCTCGAGAACTTACCAAGAAACTAGAAGAGGTAAAAGCTGAAAGAGATtatttgaatgaaaagaTTTCCAAGGCCGAGAATGGTCTTGTTGGTCaattacaagaagaactgGCCGAGAGGGATCTAATTTTAAGTAAAACTCAAAGAGTAACCGAACAATTACAGTCAGAATTGGAGGagttaaagaagaaacatttgttggaaaagCATGAACATGAACTGGAACTTCGTAAAATGCTGACAATGGTGAACTCAAAGAATGCCGATTATTCAGATTCCAATAATAAACCAAAGAGTGATCCTAAACCTTTAAACCCTGAAAGAAAGACTGCAATTCAAAACGTCTTACAAAAGAGTCTGCAAAAAACTGAACAGGACCTACTCAACGAATCTCGTAGACTAGGTACAGCTGTTGGCTCTAAGAGCAGACTGAAATTACTAAGATCCAAGATGGAAgacattgaaaatgaagcCAGAGAACTTGAAATGACGAACTTCGCTGAGttcaaaccaaaacaaactGTAAAGGACAAGCAAAAGATTAAAGCAGAACAGAAATCAAAGTTAGCTGAGTTAAGGAAGAAATTGGCATTGATACAAAACGAAAGTAATGATATAACCAAATTCAATATTGAACAAAGGGTCAACGAACTATTCAAGGATAAAAAATTGGCAGCATTGGATAGATTGAAAGACCTAGAGCAAAAATACAATGGCTTCCATATAGACTTTTCAGAAGATCCGGAACTTAAGGAGCTATTGAATGATAATTCAGAAACTGCGTCCTTGGATCCAAAGATTGCACAACAGAAGCtagaagaaatgaacaCAATCATCTCCGAACTTAATGctttaaagaaagagatggAGAATAAGGTTAAAAGTAACTCTACTGAGCTATCAGAGGCCTCATCAAACTCCAGcacttcatcttcatcctccTCTTCATCTGCTGAAGACTTATTACAATCGGGTGACTCTCAAAACTCCGACGTTGTGTCTAATGGCTCATCATTCCTAGAATCATTAACTCAAAAGTATGGGACTGGTCACCAACCTGCTAACTCGATATCGACAAACAATATCGGCAGGGAGACCAGATACCCTGGTAGTGGCTATCATAGAAAATCATTCTTCGATAGATTAAAACACACAAGTGTCAACCCGGCAAGCAGCACTGATAACCCTCCTCTATTCTTGAGCGAGTTAAAATCAAAGATCAAGGTAGCAGAGGAAATTCCAAACTCAACTGCTAATTCAGCTGATAGAAGCTCTGAGAAATCGCCAGGTAATGACACGGAATTGAATTCGAAGCCATCTTCTGAACCTGTTGACAATGAGGATATTCCTAATGGACTCCAAACACCTGTTTCTCAGACAATAATCGAACCTTCTAGCTTGAGCAAAGATGCTCCTTCTCCTCCTCCTTTACCAGCATTCTTGGGTGGTAAAACTTCAAGTACGCCAAGTATTGCACCCACTGCTGTCGTacctcctcctcctcctcctcctccgCCTCCACCACCTATGCCACCGTCTCTCTCCTCGCCATTATCAGTAAGTGCTGGAAGCGGTGGAGCTCCTCCACCCCCACCTCCACCTCCACCTCCTTTCCCATCCGCAACAACTCCAAAATCTACTACCATTGAAAGCCCACTGCTTCCACAGTCGCCATCTCTATTTGAAAGGTATCCACgtccaaagaagaagctaaaaCAATTACACTGGgaaaaaattgataataCTGGTGACTCAATTTGGAAAAACGCCCAAGCAGAGAAAGTAGCAGATGATTTGTATGAAAGAGGTGTTCTAAGTCAGTTAGAAAAAGCTTTCGCAGCCCGTGAGGTGAAGTCCTTGAAAGGTAAATCGAAAGATTCCGATGAAAAGATCACGTTTTTGTCAAGAGATGTTTCTCAACAGTTCGGTATCAATCTTCATATGTACTCTAACATTTCTGTTAAGGACGTTGTTGCAAAAGTGCTTAAATGTGATAGAGAGTTCCTATCAACTCCAAGTGTTATCGAATTTTTGTCTAAACCTACTATTATAGAGGTCACTAACAATTTGGCTAGAAATTTCACGCCTTATAGTACGGACTGGGAAGGTATAACATCTGTGGAAGAGGCTAGACCTCCGGAGAAAGATCCAACCGAACTTCAGCGCGCGGATCAAATATACTTAGAATTAATGTTCAATTTACAATCATACTGGGGCTCTCGTATGAGAGCACTAACTATGATAACTACCTATGAAAAAGACTATTCGGATTTAGTCACCAAACTAAGAAGCATTGACAAAGCGGTCCAAGCCATTCAAGCATCGAATAGTTTAAGACATGTTTTTGATGTTATTTTAGCAGTGGGTAATTACATGAATGACTCATCCAAACAAGCGCAAGGTTTCAAGTTGAGTACGTTGCAAAGGTTATCGTTTATAAAggatgaaaagaatagtATGACTTTCCTAAACTATGTGGAAAAGATTATAAGAGATAATTATCCAGAATACAGTCACTTTGTCGAAGAACTTGAACCAATATTCAATGTTACTAAAATATCCATCGAACAGCTTGTAGCTGATTGTAGAGAGTTCTCCCAGTCTATTAAGAACGTTGAACGGTCAATAGAAATCGGAAACTTAAGCGACCCCTCAAAGTTCCATCCATGGGATAGAGTTTTGAATAAGGTAGTACCGGTATTACCTGAAGCGAGGAAGAAAGCTGACTTGTTGAATGATGAGGTGAAACTGAGCTTGTTGGAATTCGAaaatttgatgaagaagttcgGAGAAGATGCAAACGACAAATTTTCCaagaattctttcttccaaaagtttGCTGACTTTATAACCGACTTTAAGAAGGCTAAAACGTTCAACCTGAAAATCGAGGAAGAGGAGCGGGCTTacgaaagaagaaaaaagctGATAGAAGATCAGCAGCGAAAACAACAGGAATCAGCACAAGGAGACTCTTCAGATGGCACGAACTCGTTTAATGCGGCTAACAACGATGACCGAGATGTCATGGATAAGTTGTTAAACAAATTAAAGAATGCAGGTCCCGCCAAAGGTGATCCATCTAGCGCTCGTAAAAGAGCGCTGGCTAGAAAACGTCTGATGGAAGGAAAAGGTGGATCTTCTGTGTTAGATAATATCACAGCGGACCCCACCGTTGAAAGTGTTATAGAAGAAAACGCGCCTTTCACTACTTCTCCTGTCGCAAGAAAGTTCAGTCAAAGTCCTAACATAGAACCCGCCTCAAATTCTAAACAGGATCCTGCCGACAGGGCTAGAAACCTGTTATTGGAGCTAAGAGGGACCGATGATAAAATTGACAGCTCTACAAATATACCAAAAGCAAAAGACAGACTAAGGGACTGGAAAAATAGAGACAAGGAAAAGGACAAGAATAAAGACGTTACTTCTGATTCGGATTCAGCCCCTACAAGACTGCAATTTCATGAAAGTGCTGACACTCTTTCCGATCCTGAACCGGCACAATCAACTACTGGACCTGCTGCAACACAAACGTCTAGTTCTtccgaagaagaatttacAGACGCTCAGACAGATGACGCATTGTAA
- the CAN1 gene encoding amino acid permease produces MTTVAQQIELEELEALHSSLSQANTRSHVNITHSKSADTIGYSKENNIALDTIDDDSSHILDPESAVGNAEVKRALKPRHISMIALGGTIGTGLFVSIAGPLWNAGPVGSLISFMFIGTLAYSVTQSLGEMATFIPVTSSFTVFSQRFLSPAIGAANGYMYWFSWAITFALELSIVGQIIQYWTHAVPLEAWIAIFWVILVTFNMFPVKWYGEFEFWVASIKVLAIIGFLIYSLCMVCGAGKGGAIGFRYWRNPGPWGNGMISKDLNEKRFLGWVSSLISAAFTYQGTELVGITAGESKNPRKAVPRAINKVFFRILIFYIGSLFFIGLLVPYNDPKLDSSSGGSYVAQSPFMIAILNCKTPVLPDIFNAVILTTIISAGNSNIYVGSRIMFGLSKNNLAPKFFSKTTKQGVPFVAVIFTAMFGFLAYLNVSNNAQTVFNWLLNITAIAGFFAWLLISISHIRFMQALKYRGISRDDLPFKAKFMPFGAYYGAFFIGLIIIIQGFTAFAPSFDVSSFFAAYISVFLFIAVWVVFQCIYRGKLYRSLDEVDIDTDRRDIDAIIWEDDEPKNLWEKFWAVAA; encoded by the coding sequence ATGACAACTGTTGCTCAGCAAATTGAATTGGAAGAGCTAGAAGCTCTTCATTCAAGTCTTTCACAAGCAAACACCAGAAGTCATGTTAACATAACACACTCGAAAAGTGCTGATACAATTGGTTATTCCAAAGAGAACAATATAGCGTTGGATACCATTGATGATGACTCGTCACATATCTTAGACCCAGAATCTGCAGTGGGAAACGCCGAAGTGAAAAGAGCTTTAAAGCCTAGACATATTTCGATGATCGCTCTTGGAGGGACAATTGGTACCGGTCTTTTCGTTAGTATTGCAGGTCCTTTATGGAATGCTGGCCCTGTCGGTTCGTTAATCTCTTTCATGTTTATTGGTACCCTAGCATATTCTGTGACGCAATCGCTTGGTGAAATGGCTACTTTCATTCCTGTCACATCATCATTCACAGTTTTCTCACAGAGATTTCTATCTCCAGCCATTGGTGCTGCCAACGGTTACATGTATTGGTTCTCCTGGGCCATCACTTTTGCATTAGAATTATCCATTGTTGGTCAAATCATCCAGTATTGGACACACGCGGTACCGCTAGAAGCCTGGATTGCTATTTTCTGGGTCATCTTGGTGACTTTCAATATGTTCCCTGTGAAATGGTATGGTGAGTTTGAATTCTGGGTGGCATCTATTAAAGTTCTTGCCATTATTGgatttttaatttattcACTGTGCATGGTTTGTGGTGCAGGCAAGGGTGGTGCAATTGGATTCCGTTATTGGAGGAATCCTGGCCCATGGGGTAACGGTATGATTTCCAAGgatttgaatgaaaagaGATTCTTAGGATGGGTTTCCTCACTAATTAGCGCAGCATTTACTTATCAAGGTACAGAGTTAGTCGGTATCACTGCAGGTGAGTCCAAAAATCCAAGAAAGGCTGTGCCAAGAGCAATCAACAAAGTCTTTTTCAGAATTTTGATCTTCTACATTGGatctttattctttattGGTTTGTTAGTGCCATACAACGATCCAAAACTAGATTCAAGCTCTGGTGGTTCTTACGTCGCCCAATCACCATTTATGATTGCAATTCTAAACTGTAAGACTCCGGTTCTTCCTGATATCTTCAATGCGGTCATTCTAACCACAATCATTTCTGCAGGTAATTCTAACATTTACGTTGGTTCCAGAATTATGTTTGGTTTATCAAAAAATAACTTGGCGCCAAAATTTTTCTCAAAGACTACTAAACAAGGTGTTCCATTTGTGGCCGTTATATTTACTGCCATGTTCGGGTTCCTAGCATACTTGAATGTGTCCAATAACGCACAAACTGTGTTCAATTGGTTGTTGAATATCACCGCAATTGCTGGTTTCTTTGCATGGTTATTAATTTCCATTTCCCATATTAGATTTATGCAAGCACTAAAGTACCGTGGAATTTCTCGTGATGACCTCCCATTCAAGGCCAAGTTCATGCCTTTCGGCGCCTATTACGGAGCATTTTTCATTGGGTTGATCATCATAATCCAAGGCTTTACCGCTTTCGCGCCATCCTTTGATGTATCGAGTTTCTTCGCCGCGTATATCAGTGTCTTCCTCTTTATTGCAGTGTGGGTTGTTTTCCAGTGCATCTACAGAGGTAAACTTTACCGTTCGTTGGACGAAGTAGACATTGACACAGACAGAAGAGACATCGATGCCATTATTTGGGAAGATGACGAACCTAAAAACCTGTGGGAAAAGTTCTGGGCTGTTGCAGCTTAG